Within Candidatus Izemoplasmatales bacterium, the genomic segment ACTTCGCCGTCCTTGAAGGCGACGACGGACGGGGTGGTGCGGTTGCCGTCGAGATTGGTGATGACCTTGACTTCGGTGCCCTCCATGACGGCGACGCAGGAGTTGGTGGTGCCGAGGTCGATGCCGATGACTTTTTTCATAGTATGTTCTCCTTATCTCACATTAAGCGATGTTTTCCGCTGGTTTCTCTTGTTCGGTGTTCGGGGTATCGGGGGTGGGTTCCGGCTTCGGCTTGACGTTCACGTGGACCATCGCCGGCCGGAGGAGGCGATCCTTGTACCTGTAGCCGTTCTTCACGACCTTGAGGACGACGTCCTCGGGGAGGTCGGGATCGTGCGAGGTGTCGATCGCGTGGGCGACGTTCGGGTCGAACGGGTCGCCGGCCTTCATCGGGATCGGCTTGACGCCTTCCTCGACGAGCACGTTCATGATCATGTCCTTGATCATCTTGAATCCGTAGAGGAAGTTCTTGAACTGGGGATCCTCGGTCGGGACCGAGAGCGCCTGGTCGAAGATCTCGAGGGCGTCGATCAGCTTGTCGGCGACGGGCTGGGAGGCGTATTGCTTCTCGCGCTTCAGTTCCTCGGCGTTGCGTTTCTTGAAGTTGTCGGTCTCCGCGAGCATCCGGAGGTACTTGTCCTTGAGTTCGAGGAGCTCGTCGGTGACCTTGTCGAAGTCCTCGGCGGGAACCGTCTTCGGTTCCGGCTTCTTGGCCTCTTCCTTTTTCTCGGGCGCTTCGGCCTTGGCCTCGGCGGCCGGGTCGGTCTTCTTGTCCTTGTCCTTGTCTTTCATCGTGATGCTCCTTTACTTGTCTTCGTAGAGTTTGGTCAGATGGCGCGAGAGGTACTTGATCAGGGTGATCACCTTGCGGTACTCCATGCGCGTCGGGCCGACCACGGAGATCGTGCCCTTCTCGCCGCCCTCGGTCTCGTAGTTGGCGGAGACGACGGTGCAGTCGCGCATCGCCGTGACGGTGTTCTCGTGGCCGATCTTGACGGAAACGCCGTCGGTGTCGGTCTCGACGATCTTGAAGATCTCGTTGTTCTCGATCGTGTTCAGGAACTCGCGCAGCTTCTGGATGTCGTTGAATTCCGGCTGGTAGAGCATGTTCGACTGGCCGGTGAGGTAGTACTTCGTCTGGGCGAACTTGGAGAACGCCTCGATGAAGGAGTCGACGATCGTCTCGCGGTACTTGAGCAGCTCCTTGATCTTCTGGCGCTC encodes:
- a CDS encoding nucleotide exchange factor GrpE, translating into MKDKDKDKKTDPAAEAKAEAPEKKEEAKKPEPKTVPAEDFDKVTDELLELKDKYLRMLAETDNFKKRNAEELKREKQYASQPVADKLIDALEIFDQALSVPTEDPQFKNFLYGFKMIKDMIMNVLVEEGVKPIPMKAGDPFDPNVAHAIDTSHDPDLPEDVVLKVVKNGYRYKDRLLRPAMVHVNVKPKPEPTPDTPNTEQEKPAENIA